From Synoicihabitans lomoniglobus, the proteins below share one genomic window:
- the nuoL gene encoding NADH-quinone oxidoreductase subunit L: MESTQLALLTLLTPLVSATVIALFLRRAGALASYLSTAAAGVIAVTGVMLAYGGHRFEVSHEWFAFGDFSLSLGIKFDDLAALMLAMVGVVGFCIHVFSLGYMHDDQAKARFFGGLSIFMFSMLGIVLADNLFMMFVFWELVGFSSYLLINHYCHKQSAADASKKAFIVNRIGDFGFLIGILMCYYAFGTVNLSEIATEVAGGAMLSAAIPLLLFCGALGKSAQMPLHVWLPDAMEGPTPVSALIHAATMVAAGIYMLCRIEVLMVADALNVIMWIGTITALYAALCAIVQSDIKKVLAYSTLSQLGYMVAAFGLGSLVVEHDGHEMMIAAGVGAAMFHLITHACFKALLFLGSGSVIHGCHHEQNIFKMGGLAKKMKITFVTMTIGVLAIVGMPFFSGFYSKDAILHLAQAKSPNVFGVLVFTAVLTSFYMVRMWWITFFGEARSEESKTAHESGLAMTVPLIVLAVLAIVAGQTHGPLSPYGHHFDGVWSQIPHAEGISVYVMSLAILGIGAGLAFALYKPSASDGLATKSPALFTGLTAVKESFDVAYNYYVTKIQDRFAMLLNFLEQILLAGLIVRGLAGFVGLFGIGARALHVGSLHAYVYWFLLGVIMLWGFAGGLF, encoded by the coding sequence ATGGAGTCCACACAACTCGCTCTTCTCACTCTGCTGACCCCGCTCGTTTCGGCGACGGTCATCGCGTTGTTCCTGCGTCGCGCCGGTGCGCTCGCGTCCTACCTGTCCACGGCGGCGGCGGGCGTGATTGCGGTCACGGGCGTCATGCTCGCGTATGGCGGCCATCGCTTCGAGGTCTCGCACGAATGGTTCGCCTTTGGTGACTTCAGTCTGTCTCTCGGCATCAAGTTCGACGACCTCGCCGCCCTCATGCTCGCGATGGTCGGTGTCGTCGGTTTCTGTATCCACGTTTTCTCGCTCGGCTACATGCACGACGACCAGGCCAAGGCCCGGTTCTTTGGCGGTCTGTCGATCTTCATGTTCTCCATGCTGGGCATCGTGCTCGCGGACAACTTGTTCATGATGTTCGTATTTTGGGAGCTCGTGGGCTTCAGCTCCTACCTGCTCATCAACCACTACTGCCACAAGCAGTCCGCAGCTGATGCCTCGAAGAAGGCGTTCATCGTCAACCGCATTGGCGACTTCGGATTCCTGATCGGCATCCTGATGTGCTACTACGCTTTCGGCACGGTCAACCTGAGCGAGATCGCGACGGAAGTCGCCGGTGGCGCCATGTTGTCCGCCGCGATTCCGTTGCTTCTGTTCTGCGGTGCGCTCGGCAAATCGGCCCAGATGCCGCTGCACGTATGGTTGCCCGACGCGATGGAAGGCCCGACGCCCGTTTCCGCTTTGATCCACGCGGCCACCATGGTCGCTGCCGGTATCTACATGCTATGCCGCATCGAAGTCCTCATGGTTGCCGATGCCCTCAACGTCATCATGTGGATCGGCACGATCACCGCGCTTTACGCGGCGCTGTGTGCGATCGTGCAGAGCGACATCAAGAAGGTGCTGGCCTATTCCACGCTGTCACAACTCGGCTACATGGTCGCGGCGTTTGGCCTAGGTTCGCTGGTGGTCGAACACGACGGACATGAAATGATGATCGCGGCCGGTGTCGGCGCGGCGATGTTCCATCTCATCACGCACGCCTGTTTCAAGGCGCTGCTGTTCCTCGGTTCCGGTTCGGTCATCCACGGCTGCCATCACGAGCAGAATATTTTCAAGATGGGCGGTCTGGCGAAGAAGATGAAGATCACCTTCGTGACCATGACGATCGGGGTGCTGGCCATCGTCGGCATGCCGTTCTTTTCCGGGTTCTATTCCAAGGATGCGATTCTCCATCTCGCGCAGGCGAAGAGTCCGAACGTGTTTGGGGTTTTGGTTTTCACGGCCGTGCTGACGTCGTTCTACATGGTGCGCATGTGGTGGATCACCTTCTTTGGTGAAGCCCGCAGCGAGGAATCCAAGACGGCGCACGAAAGTGGGCTCGCGATGACGGTGCCGCTGATCGTGTTGGCGGTCCTCGCGATTGTTGCTGGTCAAACTCACGGCCCGCTCAGTCCTTATGGTCATCACTTTGACGGCGTGTGGTCGCAAATTCCGCACGCGGAAGGCATCAGCGTTTACGTGATGAGCCTGGCGATCCTCGGCATCGGCGCAGGGTTGGCGTTCGCGCTCTACAAGCCGTCGGCGTCCGACGGACTCGCGACCAAGTCACCGGCACTTTTCACTGGTCTGACTGCCGTGAAGGAATCCTTCGACGTGGCTTACAATTACTACGTGACCAAGATCCAGGATCGGTTCGCGATGCTGTTGAACTTCCTCGAGCAGATTCTACTCGCCGGTCTCATCGTTCGTGGTCTGGCGGGCTTCGTGGGCCTCTTCGGCATCGGCGCGCGCGCGCTGCATGTGGGTAGTCTGCACGCTTACGTTTATTGGTTCTTACTCGGAGTGATCATGCTCTGGGGCTTCGCGGGAGGTCTTTTCTGA
- a CDS encoding complex I subunit 4 family protein → MQSFDILLFAIVSPLALALAMALGLPQTLAKKLAYVAFAIPALAGLCAWYRFGGAPTEGTYAFLTTYDTGLGALGINLTLGLNGISLPLFVMAGIVGLAAGLYALQSAAERLNTYLMLLLIMQGGLMGVFASVDVFYFYFFHELALIPTFIMVGIWGGRDRNYAAMKLTIYLTIGAMLSLIGLIAIYYKSGAETFDMIALRDAVAAQGLSTVAQQNIFGLLMFGFGILVSLWPLHTWAPLGYGAAPSSVAMLHAGVLKKFGLYGLIQVALPLLPQGASHWALILATLGVVGNVLIVGIIAIAQRDLKQLVGYSSVMHMGYAFLGVACLSVVGAGGVVFMMVAHGFSAALLFLLSTSIYHRTQTFDLDEMGGLVKHAPVLSAFFVAATLASIGLPGFANFWGELTIFVAAWAKFKWLTVIAIGGVIISAIYGLRAAAKVFFGPSTEAFDKVLAEKPATDLTWAEKVPALLLLIALLVFGFWPKAMSTAINDSISEIYPAAQAIVPMDVASN, encoded by the coding sequence ATGCAAAGTTTCGATATTCTACTTTTTGCGATCGTTTCACCGCTGGCTTTGGCGCTGGCGATGGCGTTGGGCCTGCCGCAAACGCTGGCCAAGAAACTTGCTTACGTGGCGTTTGCGATTCCCGCCCTGGCGGGATTGTGCGCGTGGTATCGCTTCGGCGGCGCTCCCACGGAAGGCACCTATGCGTTTCTCACCACCTACGACACAGGCTTGGGCGCTTTGGGCATCAACCTGACCCTTGGTCTGAATGGCATCTCGCTGCCCTTGTTCGTGATGGCGGGCATCGTCGGTCTGGCGGCCGGACTCTACGCGCTGCAATCCGCGGCGGAACGGTTGAACACCTACCTCATGCTCCTGCTCATCATGCAGGGCGGCTTGATGGGGGTGTTCGCCAGCGTGGACGTGTTCTACTTCTACTTCTTTCACGAACTCGCGCTCATCCCTACCTTCATCATGGTCGGCATCTGGGGCGGACGTGACCGCAACTACGCGGCGATGAAGCTCACGATCTACCTGACGATCGGCGCGATGCTTTCGCTGATCGGTTTGATTGCGATTTACTATAAATCGGGCGCGGAGACGTTCGACATGATCGCACTGCGTGACGCCGTGGCCGCGCAGGGGCTTTCGACCGTCGCTCAGCAAAACATCTTCGGGCTGTTGATGTTTGGCTTCGGTATTCTGGTTTCACTCTGGCCGCTGCACACGTGGGCGCCGCTCGGTTACGGGGCGGCACCGAGCTCGGTGGCGATGCTCCATGCGGGCGTGCTCAAGAAGTTTGGTCTCTACGGTCTGATCCAAGTCGCGCTGCCGTTGTTGCCGCAGGGGGCCAGCCATTGGGCGCTGATCCTCGCGACATTGGGTGTGGTCGGCAACGTGCTCATCGTGGGCATCATCGCGATCGCCCAACGCGACCTGAAGCAACTCGTCGGTTACAGCTCGGTCATGCACATGGGTTACGCGTTTCTCGGCGTGGCTTGTTTGTCGGTCGTCGGCGCCGGTGGCGTGGTCTTCATGATGGTTGCCCACGGTTTTTCCGCCGCGCTGCTCTTCCTGCTTTCGACCAGCATTTATCACCGCACCCAGACCTTCGACCTCGATGAGATGGGTGGGTTGGTGAAACACGCTCCGGTGCTCTCCGCGTTTTTCGTGGCGGCGACCTTGGCCAGCATCGGTCTGCCGGGCTTCGCCAACTTCTGGGGCGAGCTCACCATCTTCGTCGCGGCCTGGGCCAAGTTCAAATGGCTCACCGTGATCGCCATCGGTGGCGTCATCATCTCGGCCATCTACGGTCTGCGCGCTGCGGCCAAAGTATTCTTCGGCCCCTCCACCGAAGCCTTTGACAAAGTGCTCGCGGAAAAGCCCGCCACCGATCTCACGTGGGCGGAAAAGGTCCCCGCACTCCTGTTGTTGATCGCGTTGCTCGTGTTCGGTTTCTGGCCGAAGGCGATGTCCACCGCCATCAACGATTCGATTTCTGAAATCTATCCCGCGGCTCAAGCGATCGTCCCGATGGACGTTGCCAGCAACTGA
- a CDS encoding NADH-quinone oxidoreductase subunit N — translation MSTELLQQAAASNQWSAIAPELMVGCLALLLLILEITLPKRLYNVIPSISIAGLLGIVGAFVINYGTAPIGAVTFNGLIKHTGLGQFMRLFFLLAAVGVSILGAVALRRQKMPKVEFFAITLVVAGAMMLLSQVNHFVMLFVALETVTVGFYILVSYTRTNPLSLEAGLKYLIMGALSSGILLFGIVLLYGVAGNPAFVGHTADSMNFDALRAFLYANPNNLLASIGIVLVISGVAFKIGAVPFQIWIPDVYQGAPTPVTAFLAVGSKAAGFALLLILVSVFGGYEGLVVKVLSVMAMVTIIFGNIAALTQHNVKRLIGLSGVSHAGYLMIGVIAATQVSFAVGAICFYLFAYMLGSFAVFGVMTHVSGDDDADQDLDHYSDLAKTHPFLGAVLGVGLGSLAGIPPLAGFMGKLLVFMAAFEAGLYPLLGVAIIGVMLSIYYYFGWIKAAFFPQWRPPVFEGDDPIPEPPRQPVSMAAGVLLATVALASVFLGFYQGPIGAWLGLN, via the coding sequence ATGTCTACTGAACTTCTGCAACAAGCCGCCGCTTCCAACCAATGGTCCGCCATTGCGCCCGAACTCATGGTGGGCTGTCTCGCGTTGCTGCTCCTCATCCTCGAAATCACATTGCCCAAGCGGCTCTACAACGTGATCCCGTCCATCTCGATCGCCGGCTTGCTCGGCATCGTGGGCGCATTCGTGATCAACTACGGCACGGCTCCCATCGGCGCGGTGACGTTTAACGGCCTGATCAAGCACACCGGTCTCGGCCAGTTCATGCGGCTGTTTTTCCTGCTGGCCGCTGTGGGTGTGAGTATTCTCGGCGCGGTCGCGTTGCGCCGCCAGAAGATGCCCAAGGTCGAGTTTTTTGCGATCACCCTGGTGGTGGCGGGCGCGATGATGCTGCTTTCGCAAGTGAACCATTTTGTGATGCTCTTCGTCGCCCTCGAAACGGTCACGGTCGGCTTCTACATTCTGGTCAGTTACACGCGCACGAACCCGCTCTCGCTCGAGGCCGGTTTGAAATACCTGATCATGGGCGCGTTGAGCTCGGGCATTTTGCTTTTCGGTATTGTGCTGCTTTATGGCGTGGCGGGTAACCCGGCCTTTGTCGGTCACACCGCCGACTCAATGAACTTCGACGCGCTGCGCGCCTTCCTCTACGCCAATCCCAACAATCTGCTGGCCTCGATCGGCATCGTGTTGGTGATCTCGGGCGTCGCGTTCAAGATCGGCGCGGTGCCGTTCCAGATCTGGATCCCGGACGTTTACCAAGGTGCGCCGACGCCGGTGACCGCGTTTCTCGCCGTCGGCTCGAAGGCGGCGGGTTTCGCGCTGCTGCTCATCCTCGTTTCCGTGTTTGGTGGTTACGAAGGGTTGGTCGTCAAGGTCCTCTCCGTGATGGCCATGGTCACGATCATCTTTGGCAACATCGCCGCGCTGACCCAGCACAACGTCAAACGTCTCATCGGTCTCTCCGGTGTATCACACGCGGGTTACCTGATGATCGGCGTGATCGCAGCCACCCAAGTGTCGTTCGCCGTCGGCGCGATCTGCTTCTATCTCTTTGCCTACATGTTGGGCTCGTTCGCGGTGTTTGGCGTCATGACCCACGTGTCGGGTGACGACGATGCCGACCAGGATCTCGATCATTACTCCGATCTCGCCAAGACGCATCCGTTCCTCGGGGCAGTGCTGGGTGTGGGACTGGGCTCGTTGGCAGGCATCCCGCCGCTGGCTGGTTTCATGGGCAAATTGCTCGTGTTCATGGCCGCGTTCGAAGCGGGTCTGTATCCCCTGCTCGGAGTCGCCATCATCGGCGTGATGTTGTCGATCTACTACTACTTTGGCTGGATCAAGGCCGCCTTCTTCCCGCAATGGCGTCCGCCCGTGTTTGAAGGCGACGACCCGATACCCGAGCCGCCGCGTCAACCGGTGAGCATGGCGGCCGGAGTGTTGCTCGCCACGGTCGCGTTGGCTTCTGTTTTCCTCGGTTTCTACCAAGGCCCGATCGGCGCCTGGCTGGGACTCAACTAA
- a CDS encoding CAP domain-containing protein, which yields MSSRLPFRILVLALPALLAAQPTAPTPADIDRLGAMSEINPKVQADGEPWTMDTGSREESRQFYRAIYGVSEGVPSGWDGDTASGTPGTTTAAFKEAVRNRVNFYRAFAGLSGNVSMNAQYSAKAQQAALMMSANSALSHNPPSSWTHFTTEGAEAAGASNLGIGTFGPETMDGYMRDHGPGNTQVGHRRWILYPQTREMGTGDVETQGSFAPANALWVQDSRTFDARPTTRDNFVAWPPKGNVPYQLVWPRWSFSLNNADFSAATVSMTRDGSPISTTIDAATGGGGAPEPTLIWRYDGLSGDLLTSHDRPTADTSYVVSINNVSVNGSAQNFSYTVNVFDPDVAGDDSSTPTISGSSTPSTGQATPYAVNLPSFASGLQWRELGTDSNGSIGYGAEEINSHPEIDGTSDSYSLWVTGVAATGNGAFYLAHPEPSTQSFQLPGTYLVPPNGAGTLAFNSRLGFATATQVARAEVSTNDGQQWTAVYEKAGNGSNSSPTESSYQNQSISLAAYAGQAVQVRFSYRHEGGSFFSQTDTSSGWLVDDIRMTGLMAVTATSTSAHITGSNFDYTPSAPGIKILQARGMFFGNYGMDWGPAFTAFAQEGGGDPTGDSRIVNLSVRANAASGNDTLNVGMVVGGTGTKPLLMRVVGPTLTDARFNLTGVAPNPALQVFTEGAITASNDNWDASLINTFNSVGAFALVDGSADAALVTNLSVGPPHPAIVNTQGNNGLVIVEAYDLEDPAVGTARLVNVSARNQVGTGSNVLVAGFVIGGTGSKTLLIRGVGATLADSRFNLTGVLADPQIIIRPLGSDEIVASNDNWNNDANIAAVSQTVGAFSLSSNADAAVLVTLAPGGYTATVSGVNDTTGIAIVEVYEVE from the coding sequence ATGTCTTCCCGCCTGCCCTTTCGGATTCTCGTATTAGCCCTGCCCGCTCTGCTGGCCGCCCAGCCCACCGCTCCCACGCCTGCCGACATCGATCGGCTCGGGGCGATGTCGGAGATTAATCCCAAGGTTCAAGCCGACGGCGAACCGTGGACCATGGACACCGGGTCACGCGAGGAGTCCCGCCAGTTTTACCGCGCCATTTACGGCGTCTCCGAGGGCGTGCCATCCGGCTGGGACGGTGATACGGCCAGCGGCACTCCGGGCACGACAACGGCCGCGTTCAAAGAAGCCGTGCGCAACCGCGTAAATTTCTACCGCGCCTTCGCCGGTCTGTCCGGCAACGTGTCGATGAATGCGCAATACTCCGCCAAAGCTCAGCAGGCGGCGCTCATGATGAGTGCCAATAGCGCCCTTTCGCACAACCCCCCCTCGTCCTGGACGCATTTTACCACGGAGGGAGCGGAAGCCGCCGGGGCCTCCAACCTCGGTATTGGCACGTTTGGTCCGGAAACCATGGACGGCTACATGCGCGACCACGGACCGGGAAACACCCAGGTCGGTCACCGTCGCTGGATACTGTATCCGCAGACCCGTGAAATGGGCACGGGAGACGTGGAAACCCAGGGAAGTTTCGCTCCGGCGAATGCGCTATGGGTGCAAGACAGTCGAACCTTCGACGCTCGTCCCACCACCCGAGACAACTTCGTCGCCTGGCCGCCGAAGGGCAACGTGCCCTACCAACTCGTCTGGCCGCGTTGGTCGTTTAGTCTCAACAATGCGGACTTCTCCGCCGCCACCGTCTCCATGACACGTGACGGCAGTCCCATCAGCACGACGATCGATGCTGCCACCGGCGGAGGCGGCGCTCCGGAACCCACCCTGATTTGGCGCTACGACGGGCTCTCCGGCGACCTGCTCACATCTCACGACCGACCCACTGCCGACACCTCCTACGTGGTTTCGATTAACAACGTCAGCGTCAACGGCAGCGCGCAGAACTTTTCCTACACGGTCAACGTATTCGACCCCGACGTCGCAGGCGATGACTCGTCCACCCCAACGATTAGCGGCTCCAGCACTCCCTCCACCGGTCAGGCCACCCCTTACGCCGTCAATCTCCCCTCCTTCGCCAGCGGTTTACAATGGCGCGAGCTGGGAACCGATTCGAACGGAAGCATCGGCTATGGGGCCGAAGAAATAAATTCGCACCCGGAAATCGACGGCACCAGTGACAGTTACTCCCTCTGGGTCACGGGAGTCGCCGCGACCGGCAACGGCGCCTTCTATCTCGCCCACCCCGAACCTTCCACACAGTCGTTCCAGCTTCCCGGCACTTACCTGGTCCCTCCCAACGGTGCCGGCACGCTGGCGTTCAATTCCCGGCTGGGGTTTGCCACCGCGACGCAAGTTGCCCGCGCCGAGGTTTCCACCAACGACGGCCAACAATGGACCGCAGTCTACGAGAAAGCCGGCAACGGAAGTAACTCCTCGCCGACGGAGTCATCCTACCAAAATCAATCAATCAGCCTCGCGGCATACGCCGGTCAGGCGGTGCAGGTGCGATTCTCCTACCGCCACGAAGGGGGCAGCTTCTTTTCCCAGACCGACACTTCCTCGGGTTGGCTCGTCGACGATATTCGAATGACGGGTCTCATGGCGGTCACCGCGACCTCCACCAGCGCGCACATCACCGGATCCAATTTCGACTACACTCCCTCCGCGCCGGGGATCAAAATCCTGCAGGCACGCGGCATGTTCTTTGGGAACTACGGCATGGACTGGGGGCCGGCATTTACGGCCTTTGCCCAAGAAGGGGGCGGTGACCCCACCGGCGACAGCCGCATCGTGAATCTCTCCGTGCGCGCCAACGCGGCCTCGGGCAACGATACTCTCAATGTTGGCATGGTGGTCGGCGGCACCGGCACCAAACCACTCCTCATGCGGGTTGTCGGTCCGACCCTAACAGACGCTAGGTTCAACCTCACCGGAGTTGCGCCCAATCCCGCACTGCAAGTGTTCACGGAAGGTGCGATCACGGCCTCCAACGACAACTGGGATGCCAGCCTCATCAACACGTTTAATAGCGTCGGTGCGTTCGCGCTTGTTGATGGCTCGGCCGACGCAGCGCTGGTGACTAACTTGTCCGTCGGACCTCCACACCCCGCGATTGTGAACACGCAGGGAAACAACGGCCTTGTAATCGTCGAGGCGTATGACTTGGAAGATCCAGCCGTAGGCACCGCACGCCTCGTCAACGTCTCCGCGCGTAATCAAGTCGGCACCGGCTCAAACGTGCTCGTGGCGGGTTTCGTCATTGGAGGCACTGGTTCCAAAACTCTGCTTATTCGTGGCGTTGGCGCGACCCTGGCCGATTCTCGATTCAATCTTACGGGAGTATTGGCTGATCCGCAGATCATAATCCGTCCGCTCGGTTCCGATGAAATCGTAGCCAGCAACGACAATTGGAACAACGATGCTAACATAGCCGCAGTCTCCCAAACCGTCGGCGCCTTCTCATTGAGTTCAAACGCAGACGCCGCCGTGCTCGTCACTCTCGCCCCCGGGGGCTACACCGCCACCGTCAGCGGCGTGAACGACACCACCGGCATCGCCATCGTCGAGGTCTACGAAGTCGAGTAA